Proteins co-encoded in one Desulfitobacterium hafniense DCB-2 genomic window:
- a CDS encoding RecQ family ATP-dependent DNA helicase: MQAQALSLLRKMIGRDAEFHQGQWEAIESVLRGKKTLLVQRTGWGKSVVYFIGAKLLRERGLGPTIIVSPLLSLMRNQIENAVKIGISAETINSDNTDEWTEIEEKLKRKAVDILLLSPERLGNKDFTERVLPSIEGGIGMLVVDEAHCISDWGHDFRPDYRRIVRIIKQLPPNVPLIATTATANQRVVDDIKAQLGDELNSIRGPLTRESLQLQVIKLADQAERLAWLHENINKMEGSGIIYCLTVADCNKVAKWLRGKGINALEYHADLSKDAKEKRKLREERERKLLNNEVKALVATVALGMGFDKPDLGFVIHYQRPGSIVRYYQEIGRAGRALDKAYAILLNGAEDDEIEEYFIQSAFPTPKEMNAVVNAIEKASLGMTKNKILKELNMSYGRVEKCLKTLEIEGIIYKEKSSYFRSPVSWLPDSTKSSAITKLRINELEDMRKFVDTEDCYMRYISAKLDDPYLKNCGKCRNCLDTQFFSEVVSRDNVLEAIQFLKGEYLDIEPRKQWPAGIKAEATKKIPEEEQNFTGKALCSYGDAGWGRVVAEDKYRNEYFSDELVDASLALLKNTLLKEDLGWVTSVPSLRRPLLVKDFAMRLAEKIGLPYIDAIRKTEDTPYQKKMENSYQQCSNALHGFSVIERVPESPVLLVDDIIDSGWTLTVCGILLRGERSGPVYPFALAKASGLEGGE, from the coding sequence ATGCAGGCTCAGGCATTAAGTCTTCTAAGAAAAATGATTGGCAGGGATGCGGAGTTTCATCAAGGACAGTGGGAAGCTATCGAATCAGTTCTTCGGGGAAAAAAGACACTGCTTGTTCAGCGAACCGGATGGGGAAAGAGTGTTGTCTATTTTATTGGTGCCAAATTATTAAGGGAAAGAGGTTTGGGTCCAACTATAATCGTCAGTCCATTACTATCCTTAATGAGAAATCAAATCGAGAATGCAGTTAAGATCGGAATCTCCGCTGAAACCATTAATAGCGATAATACGGATGAATGGACAGAGATTGAAGAGAAGCTGAAAAGAAAGGCGGTCGATATTCTTCTTTTATCTCCGGAAAGATTAGGCAACAAGGATTTTACGGAACGTGTCCTTCCTTCAATAGAAGGAGGGATCGGCATGCTTGTTGTGGACGAGGCCCATTGTATTTCGGATTGGGGCCATGATTTCAGACCGGATTATCGAAGGATAGTTAGAATCATTAAACAATTGCCGCCCAATGTTCCTTTGATAGCAACAACTGCCACGGCCAACCAAAGAGTTGTTGATGATATTAAAGCTCAGCTGGGGGATGAGTTAAATAGTATTAGGGGGCCATTGACCAGGGAATCTCTTCAGTTGCAGGTGATCAAATTAGCTGACCAGGCAGAAAGGTTAGCGTGGTTGCATGAAAATATAAACAAGATGGAAGGGTCGGGAATTATCTACTGTTTAACCGTTGCGGACTGCAATAAGGTTGCGAAATGGCTGCGCGGCAAGGGAATCAATGCTTTGGAATATCATGCCGACTTGTCAAAAGATGCTAAAGAAAAAAGAAAATTGAGAGAGGAACGGGAACGGAAATTACTGAATAATGAAGTCAAGGCACTGGTCGCCACAGTAGCCTTGGGTATGGGCTTCGATAAACCCGATCTGGGTTTTGTTATTCACTACCAACGTCCTGGATCTATCGTTCGGTATTATCAGGAAATCGGACGGGCGGGGAGAGCTTTGGATAAAGCTTATGCGATTTTGCTGAATGGTGCTGAAGATGATGAGATAGAAGAGTACTTTATTCAATCTGCTTTTCCTACGCCAAAAGAAATGAATGCGGTTGTGAATGCTATAGAGAAGGCTTCATTAGGAATGACCAAAAACAAAATCCTCAAAGAATTAAATATGTCCTACGGAAGGGTAGAAAAGTGTTTGAAAACATTAGAAATCGAAGGAATAATTTATAAAGAAAAGAGCAGTTATTTTCGATCTCCGGTCAGCTGGCTGCCGGATTCAACGAAAAGCAGTGCAATCACTAAACTCCGAATAAATGAACTGGAAGATATGAGAAAGTTCGTCGATACGGAAGACTGCTACATGCGTTACATTTCCGCCAAGCTTGATGATCCTTATTTAAAAAACTGTGGTAAATGCCGTAACTGCCTGGATACTCAATTTTTCAGTGAAGTCGTCTCTCGGGATAATGTATTGGAGGCAATTCAGTTTTTAAAAGGAGAGTATCTGGATATTGAGCCCAGAAAGCAATGGCCTGCTGGAATTAAAGCTGAAGCAACTAAAAAAATACCTGAAGAAGAGCAAAACTTTACTGGAAAGGCACTATGTTCATATGGCGATGCAGGATGGGGAAGGGTAGTTGCCGAAGATAAATACCGCAATGAGTATTTTAGTGATGAACTGGTTGATGCTTCTTTGGCCTTATTAAAAAACACATTGTTAAAAGAAGACTTGGGATGGGTAACATCAGTGCCATCGCTTCGCAGACCTTTACTCGTTAAAGATTTTGCCATGAGACTTGCTGAAAAAATAGGCTTACCCTACATTGATGCAATAAGAAAGACTGAAGACACACCATATCAAAAGAAAATGGAAAACAGCTATCAACAGTGCAGCAATGCCCTGCATGGTTTTTCAGTTATTGAGAGGGTCCCCGAGTCTCCTGTCCTTTTGGTGGATGATATCATCGACTCTGGTTGGACTTTAACGGTTTGTGGGATATTATTAAGGGGAGAGAGATCTGGACCGGTATATCCATTTGCCTTAGCAAAGGCGTCAGGGTTAGAAGGTGGGGAATAA
- a CDS encoding Wadjet anti-phage system protein JetA family protein: MKLFEILPESFFQLFTGKNRQVYAEALLLLYEQYQVNRFGVDYEVMRDLLQELIETQESLGYSFEVEEGEEAPEADLFRTQVNSILRRLKVLGWLDVETRDNFKQYILLPHYSSRILQVFKELCEERTVEFQRFAFVTYQLLTSEEAKRRPAFAMIEAEKTTEQFTGELTLLANNMKFHAEQVAAKTSIQEVLDHHFDEYKTKIVDKSYHRLKTSDHVSRYRHQILERVRTLLIDQEIFQEAVEDGIRSEFFATREEAEHKLRQALLSVEEVYRELDEVFNRIDLRHNQYLRASFDRARYLSQHSQGVDQRLAEILDWLSERRSSSKDIGAKILGPEGLRFLTLSQLSEPSVFTPRKKRLPHQAEDIEVIQLSPELKAQLREESLSKMRRNITREKVRDYVLAHLGQRETMGIAELAPQNLEEFLYLTYVYLYGYDGGAGYTLEREYNRVLEIGGYRFHDRQIRRLTAKKEGSHRVRATQ; encoded by the coding sequence ATGAAGCTTTTTGAGATTCTGCCGGAAAGTTTTTTTCAGCTTTTTACGGGAAAAAACAGACAAGTTTATGCGGAAGCCCTCTTGCTCCTCTATGAGCAATATCAGGTGAACCGCTTTGGCGTTGACTATGAAGTGATGCGGGATCTTCTGCAAGAGCTGATCGAGACCCAGGAAAGCCTGGGCTATTCCTTTGAAGTTGAAGAAGGGGAGGAAGCTCCGGAGGCGGACCTCTTCCGGACCCAGGTCAATTCCATCCTGCGCCGCCTGAAAGTTCTGGGCTGGCTGGATGTGGAGACCCGGGACAATTTTAAACAGTACATCCTTCTGCCCCATTACTCCAGCCGCATCCTGCAGGTCTTCAAAGAGCTTTGTGAAGAACGGACCGTGGAATTCCAGCGTTTTGCTTTTGTCACCTATCAGCTGCTGACCAGTGAAGAAGCCAAACGACGTCCGGCCTTTGCCATGATCGAGGCCGAGAAGACCACCGAACAATTTACCGGCGAGTTAACCCTGCTCGCCAACAATATGAAGTTCCACGCCGAACAGGTGGCGGCCAAGACCAGCATCCAGGAAGTTCTGGATCATCATTTTGATGAGTATAAAACCAAGATTGTCGACAAGAGCTACCACCGTCTGAAAACTTCAGATCATGTCTCCCGCTACCGGCACCAGATCCTGGAGCGGGTCCGGACCCTGCTCATCGATCAGGAAATCTTTCAGGAAGCGGTGGAGGACGGAATCCGCAGCGAGTTCTTTGCCACCCGGGAGGAGGCCGAGCATAAGCTGCGCCAGGCCCTGTTAAGTGTTGAAGAAGTCTACCGGGAACTGGATGAGGTCTTTAACCGCATTGACCTGCGGCACAATCAGTATTTGCGCGCCTCCTTCGACCGGGCCCGCTATCTGAGCCAGCACTCCCAAGGGGTGGATCAGCGTCTGGCGGAAATTTTGGATTGGCTGTCGGAGCGAAGGTCCTCAAGCAAGGATATTGGAGCAAAAATCCTTGGCCCGGAGGGGCTCCGCTTCCTCACCCTTTCCCAGCTGAGCGAACCTTCTGTTTTTACACCGCGCAAAAAACGCCTGCCTCACCAAGCGGAAGATATCGAGGTCATCCAGCTATCCCCGGAACTCAAAGCTCAGCTGCGGGAAGAATCCCTGAGCAAAATGCGCCGGAACATCACCCGGGAAAAGGTACGGGACTATGTCCTGGCTCACCTGGGCCAGCGGGAAACCATGGGGATCGCCGAACTGGCTCCGCAGAATCTGGAGGAATTCCTCTACCTAACCTATGTCTATTTATACGGTTACGACGGGGGAGCCGGCTACACCCTGGAGCGGGAGTACAACCGCGTCCTGGAGATCGGCGGCTACCGCTTCCATGATCGGCAAATCCGGCGCCTGACCGCCAAAAAGGAGGGATCTCACCGTGTTCGAGCAACTCAGTGA
- a CDS encoding Wadjet anti-phage system protein JetD domain-containing protein, protein MEDKEVREYKKKILTLLLRKYQNSLSFQTGTPGKQRPQLTMAKSELAADYEDELDFRKREWIHAALKELSREGIIQVTWPKLKEHIQVHKVYLNFAGVERAYQLLGETPLEDKLRRLKESLSPLAAHPWVWVRSWQRETCARLEERKSAGLDADNPQGYDDLVKVLKALPELEDSTPKRVFSQSLFQDSKYFEKKLEGRLISLLRKIYPEELDQDEDYLDQVGIVNNPKLTLLAGPLIIHPDRDLSHFSGGLGLSAQSVKELIIQDIPAQTILLIENLTTYHEVLQAPPILPAPVLAIYTGGFPHKSAQKLLEKVSGFLENRRQGQGLEIFHWGDIDYGGIRIFEYLRRNFFPNLKPYRMDGVTYLEYESAGLPFGEDQAKKLAALLSDPGYSDWHEVIGLLLSYRKRVEQEGIRVG, encoded by the coding sequence ATGGAGGACAAGGAAGTCAGGGAATACAAAAAGAAGATTCTCACCCTTTTATTGAGAAAATACCAAAACAGCCTCAGCTTCCAAACGGGAACCCCCGGCAAGCAGCGTCCTCAACTGACTATGGCCAAGTCTGAACTGGCCGCGGATTATGAAGACGAGCTGGATTTCCGCAAACGGGAGTGGATCCATGCCGCCTTGAAGGAACTCAGCCGGGAAGGGATCATCCAGGTAACCTGGCCGAAGCTGAAAGAGCATATTCAAGTCCATAAGGTCTATCTCAATTTTGCAGGGGTAGAGCGGGCTTATCAGCTGCTGGGGGAAACACCCCTGGAAGATAAACTCCGCCGGCTGAAGGAGAGCCTGTCTCCCCTGGCTGCTCATCCCTGGGTCTGGGTGAGAAGCTGGCAAAGGGAGACCTGTGCCAGGCTGGAGGAAAGAAAATCCGCCGGACTGGATGCAGATAATCCCCAGGGCTATGATGATCTGGTTAAGGTCCTTAAGGCACTTCCGGAACTTGAGGACAGCACCCCAAAGCGGGTATTCAGCCAAAGCCTTTTTCAGGACAGCAAGTACTTTGAAAAGAAGCTGGAAGGACGGCTGATCAGCCTCCTGCGCAAAATCTATCCCGAGGAACTGGATCAAGACGAAGACTATCTGGACCAAGTGGGCATCGTCAATAATCCGAAGCTGACCCTGCTTGCCGGTCCCTTGATCATCCACCCGGATCGGGATCTCAGTCATTTTTCCGGCGGTCTGGGTCTGTCGGCCCAGTCGGTGAAGGAGCTGATCATTCAGGATATCCCGGCCCAAACCATCCTCTTGATTGAAAATCTGACCACTTATCATGAAGTTCTGCAGGCACCGCCCATCCTCCCGGCACCGGTGCTGGCCATCTATACAGGAGGATTTCCCCACAAGTCCGCCCAAAAGCTGCTGGAGAAGGTCTCCGGCTTTTTAGAGAACCGCCGCCAGGGCCAAGGGCTGGAGATCTTCCATTGGGGCGATATAGACTATGGCGGCATTCGCATATTTGAATACCTGCGCAGAAATTTCTTTCCTAATTTAAAGCCTTATCGGATGGATGGGGTGACTTATCTGGAGTACGAAAGTGCAGGCCTGCCTTTTGGAGAGGATCAGGCCAAGAAGCTGGCAGCCTTATTAAGTGATCCCGGCTATAGTGATTGGCATGAGGTGATCGGGCTGTTGCTCAGCTATCGGAAGCGGGTCGAGCAGGAGGGTATTCGGGTTGGCTAA
- a CDS encoding ATP-binding protein: protein MKWMKRLRLVNWHYFQDESLEFGRQTLISGRNSAGKSTIIDALQVLFIADQRQIRFNPAAHEEAKRSLLNYLRGKIGSDEKSFVRERDFTSYILGEFYDDKARKSFAIGAVMDVYSDNKIDDEFFIIPDLELAELEIQKGKRTYRNKEEFHRYALGIRPKTQFFRGRQEYQKAFLNRMGQLERRFYRTFLRALSFKPIQDIREFVYQYILDERELQLNIMKENFELHERYQRELKDLEERKTVLEKISRQHEQAIKYRDIAATQEYVIRGLKHLELTEKREDLEQDIESSQNELKSVKERAALTEEQHREARERALEYYRQWSTHQLQKEKESLEAQIEDMQKTLADQKRRLEIWVAKVKGEIRLLEGLATAFAVDGEVWRQEDRRKLENVLGALRTALDLAGRPNLEWAQEDQDVLGEEIRQSGLFLAALQMGFLQTQTRLEDRIREQEAQQERLNQEIRGLEQKKRPYREEVLRLKALLEERLAGRSPVWIFCEEMEVLDEAEAWRNAIEGYLHTQRFDLLVKPQAFSEALRIYEQEKWIHRLQGVGLVDTEKEERYLGKRESGSLAALLQTDNPIIQARIDHLLGRVMQAADEQDLRRHHTAVTRTCMSYTNLVARQIQKERYEIPYIGSQAIVRQLEIKRRELRTVQDNLRQLQAELIIMKEWVSSLADRKTLYEGLAQGLELPKMVEQQEYELLEVQIKLEELDLSEVERLKQEYEEWHRREGQLVEAMKELSGKITGLDLEIGRKQTDLYLLTRREQEAQELWDGWKAEYAPELWEKAAERWQEAQRQTQPASTKLVNWEGSQKGNVTRKLQEFGRLRDLRQDYNIRYTYNGSLDGEDNASYQSLLDEVAGVDIPDYQVKLAEALKQSEEEFKSDFVAKLREAIEMARHEFSQLNLALKNFPFHQDKYHFEVRPSSHYKRFYDVIMDPDIVNRGSLFDSLADDKADTLHELFERLVRGEAGDQEEFTDYRRYLDFDIAVTTETGRYYFSQVLKEKSGGETQTPFYIAVLASFYYLYNSGKTLRLVVFDEAFNKMDEERIQTSLRLIKKMGLQLIAAVPDEKMQHMAPEVSTTLIVHRDGHHCFIDMISREEMLDSLNGDEENAQDSQDDGVEGKGADTETDAGQEAESGVSADPAWMQIRMQAQMQNQIQRQT, encoded by the coding sequence ATGAAATGGATGAAACGGCTTCGGCTCGTTAATTGGCATTATTTTCAGGATGAATCCCTGGAATTCGGCAGGCAAACCCTGATCTCCGGACGCAACAGCGCCGGCAAATCCACCATTATCGACGCTTTGCAGGTGCTTTTCATCGCCGATCAGCGGCAAATCCGCTTTAATCCGGCCGCCCATGAAGAGGCCAAACGCTCCCTGCTCAATTATCTGCGGGGGAAAATAGGCAGTGATGAAAAATCTTTCGTCCGGGAGCGGGATTTTACCTCCTATATTCTGGGGGAATTCTACGATGACAAAGCCCGCAAATCCTTTGCCATCGGCGCTGTGATGGACGTGTACAGCGATAACAAGATCGACGATGAATTTTTCATCATTCCCGATCTGGAACTGGCTGAGCTGGAGATTCAAAAGGGCAAAAGAACCTATCGCAATAAAGAAGAATTCCACCGTTATGCTCTGGGCATCAGGCCCAAGACCCAGTTTTTCCGGGGCAGGCAGGAGTATCAGAAGGCCTTCCTCAACCGCATGGGACAGCTGGAACGGCGTTTTTACCGCACCTTTTTAAGGGCCTTATCCTTTAAGCCGATTCAGGATATCCGGGAATTTGTGTATCAGTATATCCTGGACGAGCGGGAGCTCCAGCTTAACATCATGAAGGAGAATTTCGAACTTCATGAACGCTATCAACGGGAGCTGAAGGATTTAGAGGAGCGGAAAACCGTCCTGGAAAAAATCTCCCGGCAGCATGAACAAGCCATCAAATACCGGGATATCGCTGCCACCCAGGAATATGTGATCCGGGGCTTAAAGCATTTGGAGCTCACAGAGAAAAGGGAAGACCTGGAGCAAGACATTGAATCCTCCCAAAATGAGCTCAAGAGTGTTAAGGAACGGGCGGCTCTCACCGAGGAGCAGCACCGGGAGGCCCGGGAACGGGCCTTGGAGTATTACCGTCAATGGTCCACCCACCAGCTCCAGAAGGAAAAGGAAAGCTTGGAAGCACAGATTGAGGACATGCAGAAGACCCTTGCCGATCAAAAACGCCGGTTGGAGATTTGGGTCGCCAAAGTCAAAGGGGAGATCCGGCTTTTGGAAGGTCTGGCCACCGCTTTTGCGGTAGATGGGGAAGTATGGCGGCAGGAAGACCGGCGAAAGCTGGAAAACGTCCTGGGTGCGCTGCGGACTGCCTTGGACTTAGCCGGCCGGCCCAACCTTGAATGGGCCCAGGAAGACCAGGACGTATTAGGGGAAGAAATCCGGCAAAGTGGTCTTTTTCTGGCTGCATTGCAGATGGGTTTTCTGCAGACCCAAACCCGCCTGGAAGATAGAATCAGGGAACAAGAAGCCCAGCAAGAGCGCTTGAATCAGGAAATCCGCGGACTGGAGCAGAAGAAGCGCCCCTACCGTGAAGAGGTTCTCCGGCTCAAAGCCTTGCTGGAAGAGCGGCTGGCGGGACGATCGCCGGTCTGGATCTTCTGTGAAGAGATGGAAGTTCTGGACGAGGCCGAAGCCTGGCGCAATGCCATTGAAGGCTATCTTCACACCCAAAGATTCGACCTGCTCGTCAAACCTCAGGCTTTCTCCGAAGCCCTCCGCATCTATGAGCAGGAAAAATGGATCCATCGCCTCCAGGGGGTGGGTTTGGTGGATACGGAAAAAGAAGAACGGTATCTGGGCAAGCGGGAGTCAGGCTCTTTGGCCGCCCTTTTGCAGACAGATAATCCCATCATTCAGGCCCGCATCGATCATTTGCTGGGCCGGGTCATGCAAGCGGCTGACGAGCAGGATCTCCGCCGTCATCACACAGCGGTAACCCGGACCTGCATGTCCTACACCAATCTGGTGGCCCGCCAGATTCAAAAGGAACGCTATGAGATTCCCTATATCGGCTCCCAGGCCATCGTCCGGCAATTGGAAATCAAACGCCGGGAACTGAGGACCGTTCAGGATAACCTCAGACAGCTCCAGGCAGAGCTCATCATCATGAAGGAATGGGTGAGCAGCCTTGCTGACAGGAAAACCCTTTATGAAGGACTGGCTCAAGGGCTGGAGCTGCCCAAGATGGTGGAGCAGCAGGAGTATGAACTGCTGGAGGTGCAGATCAAGCTGGAAGAGCTGGATCTTTCTGAAGTGGAGCGCTTGAAGCAGGAGTATGAGGAATGGCACCGGCGGGAAGGTCAGCTGGTGGAAGCCATGAAGGAGCTCAGCGGGAAAATAACCGGATTGGATCTTGAGATCGGCCGAAAGCAAACCGACCTCTATCTCTTAACCCGCCGGGAGCAAGAGGCCCAAGAGCTGTGGGACGGCTGGAAAGCCGAGTATGCCCCGGAACTCTGGGAAAAAGCCGCGGAGCGCTGGCAGGAAGCCCAAAGACAAACCCAGCCTGCGTCCACGAAGCTGGTGAACTGGGAAGGCAGCCAAAAAGGGAATGTTACCCGTAAACTTCAGGAGTTTGGCAGACTCCGCGACCTGAGACAGGATTATAATATCCGTTATACCTATAATGGCAGTCTGGATGGGGAAGACAACGCCTCTTACCAAAGCCTCCTGGATGAAGTGGCGGGGGTGGATATCCCGGACTATCAAGTCAAGCTGGCGGAAGCTCTCAAGCAGTCAGAGGAAGAATTTAAGTCTGATTTCGTGGCCAAACTCCGGGAAGCCATTGAGATGGCCCGTCACGAATTCAGTCAGTTGAACCTGGCCCTGAAGAACTTCCCCTTCCATCAGGATAAGTACCATTTTGAAGTCCGGCCCAGCAGTCACTATAAACGGTTTTACGATGTGATCATGGATCCGGACATCGTGAACCGGGGCTCCTTATTCGATTCCTTAGCTGATGATAAAGCCGATACTCTCCACGAACTCTTTGAACGCCTGGTGCGGGGGGAGGCCGGAGACCAGGAGGAATTTACCGATTACCGCCGCTATCTGGATTTCGATATCGCCGTCACCACCGAGACGGGGCGTTACTATTTCTCGCAAGTCCTCAAGGAAAAATCCGGGGGAGAGACCCAAACCCCCTTTTACATCGCCGTGTTAGCCTCGTTTTATTATCTTTACAACTCCGGAAAAACCCTGCGCTTAGTGGTGTTTGACGAAGCCTTCAATAAAATGGACGAAGAGCGGATTCAGACCAGCCTCCGCCTGATCAAGAAAATGGGTCTTCAGCTGATTGCCGCAGTCCCCGATGAGAAAATGCAGCATATGGCTCCGGAAGTCTCCACCACCCTAATTGTCCACCGGGACGGTCACCACTGCTTTATCGATATGATCAGCCGTGAGGAAATGCTGGATAGCCTGAATGGAGATGAAGAGAATGCTCAGGATTCCCAGGACGATGGCGTTGAGGGGAAAGGGGCAGATACGGAGACGGATGCCGGGCAGGAGGCAGAGTCAGGCGTGAGCGCAGATCCGGCATGGATGCAGATTCGGATGCAGGCTCAAATGCAGAATCAGATACAGAGACAAACATAA
- a CDS encoding YecA family protein has product MKSDAAEYLDKKLWKEITLPQTYEELLLALSKDELQDISRHYGFRNISSLKKKDLVHYLVQQLPCRITQELKLMDEHRYLFLKQFVSEDNKVFQAVLADNYDHKLVNYWRKTGLVLSGSSQGQKVLFMPSELQDVFQTLEHDAALQSKLKQNTEWLGLTYGMLYYYGAMGHMTILSKLEELTGVRPDYQEFHTILLRGGEYYDAPRRDSYGYWAHQNVPDVDALLKEQRARIDVDYYRFSKSKLLKAGAPDYFDDTPAFQRLHDYFSTHYQMTEKEAKDLAAECQHIVNQINEPSAIFDLLKTTIEFPNVESVQHLADVIMFFWNNTRQWALKGHSPAELGTGANPGLSSQPKNLHIPFDTDLPFATPAVRPAPSGQTLGSSHSKSSNPTVIDLKTRQKIGRNDPCPCGSGKKFKHCCGGL; this is encoded by the coding sequence ATGAAAAGCGACGCTGCGGAATATCTGGATAAGAAGCTTTGGAAAGAGATTACCCTGCCTCAGACCTATGAAGAACTTCTGCTGGCCTTGAGCAAAGATGAACTCCAGGACATCTCCCGGCACTATGGCTTCAGAAATATCAGCTCGCTGAAGAAGAAGGATTTGGTTCATTATCTCGTTCAACAGCTGCCTTGCCGAATCACCCAGGAATTGAAGCTCATGGATGAGCATCGCTATCTGTTTCTGAAACAATTCGTCAGTGAAGATAATAAAGTCTTCCAAGCCGTCCTGGCCGATAATTATGACCATAAACTTGTTAATTATTGGCGAAAAACCGGGCTTGTCTTGTCCGGTTCCTCCCAGGGGCAGAAAGTGCTTTTTATGCCCAGTGAACTTCAGGATGTCTTTCAGACTCTCGAGCATGATGCGGCCCTGCAAAGCAAACTCAAACAGAATACGGAATGGCTGGGGCTGACCTACGGAATGTTATATTATTATGGGGCAATGGGCCACATGACCATACTTTCCAAGCTTGAAGAACTCACGGGAGTACGGCCTGATTATCAGGAGTTTCACACCATTTTGCTTCGTGGGGGTGAATATTATGATGCCCCCAGGAGGGACTCCTATGGCTACTGGGCCCATCAAAACGTACCCGACGTGGATGCTCTGCTGAAAGAGCAGCGGGCTCGTATCGATGTTGATTATTATCGATTCAGCAAAAGCAAACTGCTCAAGGCAGGCGCGCCCGATTATTTTGATGACACTCCCGCCTTTCAACGCTTGCATGATTACTTTTCGACTCACTATCAAATGACTGAAAAAGAAGCCAAGGATCTCGCTGCAGAATGCCAGCATATCGTCAATCAGATTAACGAGCCTTCCGCCATTTTTGATCTCTTAAAGACGACAATAGAGTTTCCCAATGTTGAATCCGTACAGCATCTGGCTGATGTGATTATGTTCTTCTGGAATAATACCCGGCAATGGGCACTGAAAGGACATTCCCCTGCCGAACTCGGCACCGGGGCCAATCCCGGCCTCTCTTCACAGCCCAAGAACCTTCATATACCTTTTGATACAGACCTGCCCTTTGCCACTCCTGCAGTCCGGCCGGCCCCTTCCGGTCAAACCCTGGGCAGTTCTCACTCTAAATCCTCTAATCCTACTGTCATCGATCTGAAAACCCGCCAAAAAATCGGCCGCAATGACCCCTGCCCCTGTGGAAGCGGCAAGAAATTCAAGCACTGCTGCGGAGGACTTTAA
- a CDS encoding DUF4194 domain-containing protein, producing MFEQLSEQDREKLRDLINRLLNVNFLVKELEREHYQNARKLRPYLDEFFKFLNWDFQLDERHECIYVFSKEGAHRLRLSQEESIALLVLRLIYQEKRQGVLLTAFPLTTKYEIRAKYETFRLPFPGKTRFLETIKLFTQYKLLQSLDDEVNLDECRFRLFHTLLYALDADSIERIHERIRAYDLEIDEEELLYEMDETASAR from the coding sequence GTGTTCGAGCAACTCAGTGAACAGGATCGGGAAAAACTGCGGGATCTCATCAACCGTTTGCTCAACGTTAATTTTCTCGTCAAAGAATTGGAGAGAGAGCATTACCAGAATGCCCGCAAGCTCCGCCCTTATCTGGACGAGTTTTTTAAATTCCTGAACTGGGATTTCCAATTGGATGAACGCCATGAATGTATCTATGTCTTTTCCAAGGAAGGAGCTCACCGGCTGAGGCTTTCCCAGGAAGAAAGCATTGCCCTTTTGGTTTTGCGCCTGATTTATCAGGAGAAGCGGCAGGGGGTGCTGCTCACGGCCTTTCCTCTCACCACCAAATATGAAATCCGGGCCAAGTATGAGACCTTCCGCTTGCCCTTTCCGGGGAAGACCCGCTTTTTAGAGACGATTAAACTCTTTACTCAATATAAACTGCTTCAGTCCCTCGATGATGAGGTGAACCTGGATGAGTGCCGTTTCCGTCTCTTTCACACCCTGCTCTATGCTTTAGATGCGGATTCCATCGAGCGGATTCACGAACGGATCAGAGCCTACGATCTGGAGATCGATGAAGAGGAGTTATTGTATGAAATGGATGAAACGGCTTCGGCTCGTTAA